In Gossypium arboreum isolate Shixiya-1 chromosome 5, ASM2569848v2, whole genome shotgun sequence, a single genomic region encodes these proteins:
- the LOC108453258 gene encoding golgin candidate 5 isoform X2 has translation MAWFSGKVSLGGFPDIAGAVNKFQESVKNIEKNFDNALGFEEKSESSSNEASGLWPSDRKAIFDPVMSFMGQKGEENVVESSGKLESSQDPPKAVEKEEAETDSSTYPHEKTSVEDDKAAVKLEKENKHSEAVERADTAISDSGKAESEPEPVSTEPSQTTLQNVGSSDSPDTEQQKESFVMVISDDSDSKEAKLDKAEVDQVEDAEPVPAKSSDAVDILESKDEQKTHTEEISDKSSPVKSDESSDWQDDAGACPEESVLSSSHSISVEETNSVQEFPLANVLPSYEAQGMVSESVFVGNDANNEKVEVSEQTNDSETDVKEEMHLSSATIMPSSVDSMHELEKVRMEMKMMESALQGAARQAQAKADEIAKLMNENEQLKAVIEDLKRKSNEAEMESLQEEYHQRVSTLERKVYALTKERDTLRREQNKKSDAAALLKEKDEIIKQVMAEGEELSKKQATQESLIRKLRAQIRELEEEKKGLTTKLQVEENKVESIKKDKTATEKLLQETIEKHQVELAAQKDFYTNALNAAREAEALAEARANNEARTELESRLREAEERESMLVQTLEELRQTLSRKEQQAVFREDMLRRDIEDLQKRYQASERRCEELITQVPESTRPLLRQIEAMQETTSRRAEAWAAVERSLNSRLQEAESKAAAAEERERSVNERLSQTLSRINVLEAQISCLRAEQTQLSRSLEKERQRAAEQRQEYLAAKEEADTREVRANQLQEEIRELRRKHKQELQDALVHQELLQQEVEREKAARADLERTVRVQSTELAPIARHNSTLENGSLSRKLSTTSSIESMEESYYLQASLDSSDGFFEKRNIGETALSPLYMKSMTPSAFESALRQKEGELASYMSRLTSLESIRDSLSEELVKMTAQCEKLKAEAATLPGIRTELEALRQRHSAALELMGERDEELEELRADIVDLKEMYREQVNLLVNKLPGCG, from the exons atGGCTTGGTTTAGCGGGAAGGTGTCTTTAGGAGGCTTTCCTGATATTGCTGGGGCAGTTAATAAATTCCAGGAGAGCGTGAAGAATATTGAGAAGAATTTCGATAACGCTCTCGGTTTTGAAGAGAAGTCTGAATCAAGCAGCAATGAAG CTTCAGGATTGTGGCCTTCAGACAGAAAGGCAATCTTTGATCCAGTTATGTCCTTTATGGGTCAAAAAGGTGAGGAGAATGTTGTTGAGTCATCAGGAAAACTTGAATCTTCACAGGATCCACCCAAAGCTGTGGAAAAGGAAGAGGCTGAAACTGACAGTTCAACTTATCCTCATGAGAAAACGTCTGTTGAAGATGATAAAGCAGCTGTCAAGTTAGAAAAAGAGAACAAACATTCAGAGGCTGTGGAGAGAGCCGATACAGCCATTTCAGACTCTGGTAAAGCTGAATCAGAACCAGAACCAGTTTCTACCGAGCCTTCTCAAACTACCTTGCAGAATGTTGGGTCATCAGATTCCCCTGACACTGAACAACAAAAAGAAAGCTTTGTTATGGTCATTTCTGATGACTCTGACTCCAAGGAAGCTAAATTAGATAAGGCAGAAGTAGACCAAGTTGAGGATGCTGAGCCTGTGCCAGCAAAGTCAAGTGATGCTGTTGACATACTTGAAAGTAAAGATGAACAAAAGACACACACGGAAGAGATTTCAGATAAAAGTTCTCCAGTTAAATCAGACGAATCAAGTGATTGGCAAGATGATGCCGGTGCTTGCCCTGAAGAGTCGGTGCTCTCAAGTTCACATTCTATCAGTGTAGAGGAGACTAACAGTGTTCAGGAATTTCCATTGGCCAATGTGCTTCCTTCATATGAGGCTCAAGGGATGGTTTCTGAATCAGTTTTTGTTGGAAATGATGCAaataatgaaaaagttgaagTGAGTGAGCAGACCAATGATAGTGAAACTGATGTTAAAGAAGAAATGCACTTGAGTTCTGCAACTATCATGCCCTCCTCAGTTGATTCTATGCATGAATTGGAGAAGGTGaggatggaaatgaaaatgatggaaTCTGCATTGCAAGGTGCTGCAAGGCAAGCTCAG GCAAAAGCTGATGAAATTGCAAAGCTGATGAACGAGAATGAGCAACTTAAAGCTGTAATTGAGGATTTGAAG AGAAAATCCAATGAAGCAGAAATGGAGTCATTGCAAGAAGAATATCATCAAAGGGTTTCAACTCTGGAAAGGAAG GTTTATGCCCTTACTAAGGAAAGGGATACTCTTCGAAGAGAGCAGAATAAAAAAAGTGATGCTGCTGCTCTTTTGAAGGAAAAAGATGAAATAATTAAACAAGTAATGGCTGAAG GTGAAGAACTTTCAAAGAAGCAGGCTACTCAAGAATCACTGATCAGGAAACTAAGGGCTCAG ATTAGAGAGCTCGAAGAGGAGAAGAAAGGTCTGACTACAAAGCTTCAG GTTGAAGAGAACAAGGTAGAGAGCATCAAGAAGGACAAGACAGCTACAGAGAAGTTGCTGCAAGAAACAATTGAAAAACACCAAGTTGAACTTGCAGCTCAGAAAGACTTCTATACAAATGCTCTGAATGCAGCAAGGGAGGCTGAAGCACTAGCAGAGGCACGTGCCAATAATGAAGCAAGAACTGAATTGGAGAGTCGTCTAAGAGAGGCTGAAGAACGTGAATCTATGCTAGTACAGACACTTGAAGAATTAAGGCAAACCTTAAGCAGAAAGGAGCAGCAG GCAGTCTTTAGAGAAGACATGCTTCGCAGGGACATTGAAGATCTTCAAAAACGTTATCAA GCAAGCGAGCGTCGGTGTGAGGAGTTGATTACACAAGTACCTGAGTCTACAAGACCACTTTTAAGGCAGATTGAAGCCATGCAG GAAACAACTTCCAGAAGAGCAGAAGCTTGGGCTGCTGTGGAGAGATCTCTAAACTCTCGTCTCCAG GAAGCTGAGTCAAAAGCAGCAGCTGCTGAAGAGAGAGAGCGATCTGTAAATGAACGCTTATCTCAAACCTTATCACGAATTAATGTTCTTGAAGCTCAG ATTTCATGTCTAAGAGCAGAACAAACACAGCTAAGCAGGTCCCTTGAGAAAGAGAGACAGAGAGCTGCTGAGCAGAGACAGGAATACCTAGCAGCAAAGGAGGAAGCTGATACACGAGAAGTTCGGGCAAACCAGCTTCAGGAAGAAATTAGGGAACTAAGAAGGAAACATAAGCAAGAGTTACAAGATGCTCTTGTGCATCAAGAACTTCTACAACAG GAAGTAGAAAGGGAGAAAGCTGCTCGGGCAGACTTGGAAAGGACAGTGCGTGTACAATCTACAGAGCTAGCTCCAATAGCAAGGCATAATTCCACTTTGGAGAATG GAAGCTTGTCCCGGAAACTCTCTACTACTAGCAGCATAGAAAGCATGGAGGAAAGCTATTATCTGCAAGCATCTTTGGACTCATCTGATGGTTTCTTTGAAAAAAGAAATATTGGAGAGACAGCATTAAGTCCACTCTACATGAAGAGCATGACACCTAGTGCTTTTGAATCTGCCCTTCGTCAAAAGGAGGGTGAACTTGCATCCTATATGTCACGTTTG ACTTCCTTGGAGTCTATCCGTGACTCTTTATCCGAAGAGTTGGTGAAAATGACTGCACAG TGTGAAAAGTTGAAGGCAGAGGCTGCCACTTTGCCTGGAATCCGGACAGAGCTAGAAGCTTTGAGGCAGAGACACTCCGCTGCACTGGAGCTAATGGGTGAACGCGATGAGGAG TTAGAGGAACTCCGAGCTGATATTGTAGACCTGAAGGAGATGTACAGAGAGCAAGTTAACTTGCTTGTGAATAAG CTACCTGGCTGTGGTTGA
- the LOC108453258 gene encoding golgin candidate 5 isoform X1: MAWFSGKVSLGGFPDIAGAVNKFQESVKNIEKNFDNALGFEEKSESSSNEASGLWPSDRKAIFDPVMSFMGQKGEENVVESSGKLESSQDPPKAVEKEEAETDSSTYPHEKTSVEDDKAAVKLEKENKHSEAVERADTAISDSGKAESEPEPVSTEPSQTTLQNVGSSDSPDTEQQKESFVMVISDDSDSKEAKLDKAEVDQVEDAEPVPAKSSDAVDILESKDEQKTHTEEISDKSSPVKSDESSDWQDDAGACPEESVLSSSHSISVEETNSVQEFPLANVLPSYEAQGMVSESVFVGNDANNEKVEVSEQTNDSETDVKEEMHLSSATIMPSSVDSMHELEKVRMEMKMMESALQGAARQAQAKADEIAKLMNENEQLKAVIEDLKRKSNEAEMESLQEEYHQRVSTLERKVYALTKERDTLRREQNKKSDAAALLKEKDEIIKQVMAEGEELSKKQATQESLIRKLRAQIRELEEEKKGLTTKLQVEENKVESIKKDKTATEKLLQETIEKHQVELAAQKDFYTNALNAAREAEALAEARANNEARTELESRLREAEERESMLVQTLEELRQTLSRKEQQAVFREDMLRRDIEDLQKRYQASERRCEELITQVPESTRPLLRQIEAMQETTSRRAEAWAAVERSLNSRLQEAESKAAAAEERERSVNERLSQTLSRINVLEAQISCLRAEQTQLSRSLEKERQRAAEQRQEYLAAKEEADTREVRANQLQEEIRELRRKHKQELQDALVHQELLQQEVEREKAARADLERTVRVQSTELAPIARHNSTLENGSLSRKLSTTSSIESMEESYYLQASLDSSDGFFEKRNIGETALSPLYMKSMTPSAFESALRQKEGELASYMSRLTSLESIRDSLSEELVKMTAQCEKLKAEAATLPGIRTELEALRQRHSAALELMGERDEELEELRADIVDLKEMYREQVNLLVNKIQRMNSSAVNTS, from the exons atGGCTTGGTTTAGCGGGAAGGTGTCTTTAGGAGGCTTTCCTGATATTGCTGGGGCAGTTAATAAATTCCAGGAGAGCGTGAAGAATATTGAGAAGAATTTCGATAACGCTCTCGGTTTTGAAGAGAAGTCTGAATCAAGCAGCAATGAAG CTTCAGGATTGTGGCCTTCAGACAGAAAGGCAATCTTTGATCCAGTTATGTCCTTTATGGGTCAAAAAGGTGAGGAGAATGTTGTTGAGTCATCAGGAAAACTTGAATCTTCACAGGATCCACCCAAAGCTGTGGAAAAGGAAGAGGCTGAAACTGACAGTTCAACTTATCCTCATGAGAAAACGTCTGTTGAAGATGATAAAGCAGCTGTCAAGTTAGAAAAAGAGAACAAACATTCAGAGGCTGTGGAGAGAGCCGATACAGCCATTTCAGACTCTGGTAAAGCTGAATCAGAACCAGAACCAGTTTCTACCGAGCCTTCTCAAACTACCTTGCAGAATGTTGGGTCATCAGATTCCCCTGACACTGAACAACAAAAAGAAAGCTTTGTTATGGTCATTTCTGATGACTCTGACTCCAAGGAAGCTAAATTAGATAAGGCAGAAGTAGACCAAGTTGAGGATGCTGAGCCTGTGCCAGCAAAGTCAAGTGATGCTGTTGACATACTTGAAAGTAAAGATGAACAAAAGACACACACGGAAGAGATTTCAGATAAAAGTTCTCCAGTTAAATCAGACGAATCAAGTGATTGGCAAGATGATGCCGGTGCTTGCCCTGAAGAGTCGGTGCTCTCAAGTTCACATTCTATCAGTGTAGAGGAGACTAACAGTGTTCAGGAATTTCCATTGGCCAATGTGCTTCCTTCATATGAGGCTCAAGGGATGGTTTCTGAATCAGTTTTTGTTGGAAATGATGCAaataatgaaaaagttgaagTGAGTGAGCAGACCAATGATAGTGAAACTGATGTTAAAGAAGAAATGCACTTGAGTTCTGCAACTATCATGCCCTCCTCAGTTGATTCTATGCATGAATTGGAGAAGGTGaggatggaaatgaaaatgatggaaTCTGCATTGCAAGGTGCTGCAAGGCAAGCTCAG GCAAAAGCTGATGAAATTGCAAAGCTGATGAACGAGAATGAGCAACTTAAAGCTGTAATTGAGGATTTGAAG AGAAAATCCAATGAAGCAGAAATGGAGTCATTGCAAGAAGAATATCATCAAAGGGTTTCAACTCTGGAAAGGAAG GTTTATGCCCTTACTAAGGAAAGGGATACTCTTCGAAGAGAGCAGAATAAAAAAAGTGATGCTGCTGCTCTTTTGAAGGAAAAAGATGAAATAATTAAACAAGTAATGGCTGAAG GTGAAGAACTTTCAAAGAAGCAGGCTACTCAAGAATCACTGATCAGGAAACTAAGGGCTCAG ATTAGAGAGCTCGAAGAGGAGAAGAAAGGTCTGACTACAAAGCTTCAG GTTGAAGAGAACAAGGTAGAGAGCATCAAGAAGGACAAGACAGCTACAGAGAAGTTGCTGCAAGAAACAATTGAAAAACACCAAGTTGAACTTGCAGCTCAGAAAGACTTCTATACAAATGCTCTGAATGCAGCAAGGGAGGCTGAAGCACTAGCAGAGGCACGTGCCAATAATGAAGCAAGAACTGAATTGGAGAGTCGTCTAAGAGAGGCTGAAGAACGTGAATCTATGCTAGTACAGACACTTGAAGAATTAAGGCAAACCTTAAGCAGAAAGGAGCAGCAG GCAGTCTTTAGAGAAGACATGCTTCGCAGGGACATTGAAGATCTTCAAAAACGTTATCAA GCAAGCGAGCGTCGGTGTGAGGAGTTGATTACACAAGTACCTGAGTCTACAAGACCACTTTTAAGGCAGATTGAAGCCATGCAG GAAACAACTTCCAGAAGAGCAGAAGCTTGGGCTGCTGTGGAGAGATCTCTAAACTCTCGTCTCCAG GAAGCTGAGTCAAAAGCAGCAGCTGCTGAAGAGAGAGAGCGATCTGTAAATGAACGCTTATCTCAAACCTTATCACGAATTAATGTTCTTGAAGCTCAG ATTTCATGTCTAAGAGCAGAACAAACACAGCTAAGCAGGTCCCTTGAGAAAGAGAGACAGAGAGCTGCTGAGCAGAGACAGGAATACCTAGCAGCAAAGGAGGAAGCTGATACACGAGAAGTTCGGGCAAACCAGCTTCAGGAAGAAATTAGGGAACTAAGAAGGAAACATAAGCAAGAGTTACAAGATGCTCTTGTGCATCAAGAACTTCTACAACAG GAAGTAGAAAGGGAGAAAGCTGCTCGGGCAGACTTGGAAAGGACAGTGCGTGTACAATCTACAGAGCTAGCTCCAATAGCAAGGCATAATTCCACTTTGGAGAATG GAAGCTTGTCCCGGAAACTCTCTACTACTAGCAGCATAGAAAGCATGGAGGAAAGCTATTATCTGCAAGCATCTTTGGACTCATCTGATGGTTTCTTTGAAAAAAGAAATATTGGAGAGACAGCATTAAGTCCACTCTACATGAAGAGCATGACACCTAGTGCTTTTGAATCTGCCCTTCGTCAAAAGGAGGGTGAACTTGCATCCTATATGTCACGTTTG ACTTCCTTGGAGTCTATCCGTGACTCTTTATCCGAAGAGTTGGTGAAAATGACTGCACAG TGTGAAAAGTTGAAGGCAGAGGCTGCCACTTTGCCTGGAATCCGGACAGAGCTAGAAGCTTTGAGGCAGAGACACTCCGCTGCACTGGAGCTAATGGGTGAACGCGATGAGGAG TTAGAGGAACTCCGAGCTGATATTGTAGACCTGAAGGAGATGTACAGAGAGCAAGTTAACTTGCTTGTGAATAAG ATCCAAAGAATGAATTCTTCAGCGGTTAACACCTCGTAA